The Apodemus sylvaticus chromosome 22, mApoSyl1.1, whole genome shotgun sequence genome includes a region encoding these proteins:
- the Ankrd61 gene encoding LOW QUALITY PROTEIN: ankyrin repeat domain-containing protein 61 (The sequence of the model RefSeq protein was modified relative to this genomic sequence to represent the inferred CDS: substituted 1 base at 1 genomic stop codon), which yields MGNITKRGSRDLVADSAMLLEESLATALHSKLYEAIIKEDCHTIKTLLRTHPVNQPLTILASSTGYRLLSQQTQPIFPIHLAAEYRKPQSLLCLLQHGADPEVRDAQGLTTLHLMLLNWPVTSTTWTKPSTRIQKILTDIQNNAVLCLRILCDHGAQVNARVDNSNKHSPLHLAITYGTYPVLSFLAQNGAQVNAINESSMTPLHMAADILNKNMIETLIACGANVNCAISSTGNTALKLAVCTASSKAGRLLAAGVGCIRLLLSHGAQVNAQDHEGQTALHEACFGGREVIINLLLEFEANVNILTRNGESPIYMYLQRSSNIRDVTLLARLLYRTYPLRLSNKQGVLPAGIMLPEFHLLRETLIKLSKKPLTLEAICKRNIRNVYGEKHKLHLKKLLPAKLWNSIYGIYDFTYLLKXEPRASVPEPQQLKLFFLARQIPENTWTSLYTATHKLLVPNPSKN from the exons ATGGGAAACATAACCAAGAGGGGAAGCAGAGACCTGGTAGCCGACAGCGCCATGTTGCTGGAGGAGAGCCTGGCCACAGCATTGCACTCTAAACTCTATGAGGCCATCATCAAGGAAGACTGTCACACAATCAAGACACTTCTCAGAACCCACCCTGTCAACCAGCCCCTGACCATCCTGGCCAGCTCCACCGGCTACAGACTCCTGAGTCAG CAGACACAGCCTATCTTTCCCATCCATCTGGCCGCCGAATACCGCAAGCCACAAAGTTTGCTTTGCTTGTTACAGCACGGTGCTGACCCAGAAGTAAG GGACGCCCAAGGCCTCACGACTCTTCACCTGATGCTGCTGAACTGGCCAGTCACTTCCACTACATGGACCAAACCCAGCACTCGGATCCAAAAGATCCTGACGGACATTCAGAATAATGCTGTCTTGTGTCTGCGAATTTTGTGTGACCACGGAGCTCAAGTTAATGCCCGGGTagacaacagcaacaaacacTCACCCCTTCATCTGGCCATAACATATGGGACCTATCCAGTTCTCTCCTTTTTGGCTCAAAATGGTGCCCAGGTCAATGCTATTAATGAATCCAGCATGACGCCCCTCCACATGGCTGCAGACATACTGAACAAAAACATGATCGAGACCCTCATTGCCTGTGGGGCCAACGTGAACTGTGCCATCTCCTCCACCGGAAACACCGCCCTGAAGCTGGCAGTGTGCACTGCATCGAGCAAGGCCGGCCGACTGCTGGCAGCCGGGGTGGGTTGCATCCGGCTGCTGCTAAGTCATGGAGCCCAGGTCAATGCCCAGGACCACGAGGGCCAGACAGCTCTGCACGAGGCCTGCTTTGGAGGCAGAGAAGTGATCATCAATCTCTTGCTGGAATTTGAGGCAAACGTTAACATTTTAACAAGAAATGGGGAATCTCCGATTTATATGTATCTTCAGCGCAGTTCCAACATTAGAGATGTCACGCTTCTGGCCAGGCTGCTCTACCGCACTTATCCTTTAAGACTGAGCAATAAACAAGGGGTCCTACCGGCAGGAATCATGCTGCCAGAATTCCACCTCTTAAGGGAAACCCTAATAAAGTTATCGAAAAAGCCTTTAACCCTAGAGGCCATCTGTAAGAGAAACATCAGAAATGTTTATGGGGAGAAGCACAAACTCCACCTCAAGAAGCTGCTGCCGGCCAAGCTCTGGAACTCCATATACGGCATTTACGACTTCACCTACCTGCTGAAGTGAGAACCCCGCGCCTCTGTGCCAGAGCCTCAGCAACTCAAACTATTTTTTCTGGctagacagataccagaaaaCACTTGGACTTCACTTTACACTGCAACGCACAAACTACTGGTCCCTAATCCCTCCAAAAATTAA